In a single window of the Streptomyces sp. NBC_00094 genome:
- the fabG gene encoding 3-oxoacyl-ACP reductase FabG, whose amino-acid sequence MTQANGRVAVVTGATSGIGWEIASRLAETGHRVYLCARSADRLAEAVKQLQDRGFDADGSTCDVADPDQVTAFVTAAVARYGPVDVLVNNAGRSGGGITADVTDELWLDVVNTNLNSVFRMTKAVLTVGGMQGRKRGRIVNIASTGGKQGVLHGAPYSASKHGVVGLTKAWGLELAKTGITVNAVCPGFVETPMAEKVRTHYAGIWGTTEEEAFERVTARVPIGRYVEPSEVAAMVEYLVGDGAAAVTAQALNVCGGLGTY is encoded by the coding sequence ATGACTCAGGCGAACGGCCGCGTGGCCGTGGTCACCGGCGCGACCAGCGGCATCGGATGGGAGATCGCATCCCGCCTGGCCGAGACCGGCCACCGGGTCTACCTCTGCGCACGGTCGGCCGACCGGCTCGCCGAGGCCGTCAAGCAGCTCCAGGACCGCGGCTTCGACGCCGACGGCAGCACCTGCGACGTCGCCGACCCCGACCAGGTCACCGCCTTCGTCACGGCAGCCGTCGCCCGCTACGGCCCCGTCGACGTGCTGGTGAACAACGCCGGCCGGAGCGGTGGCGGCATCACCGCCGACGTCACGGACGAGCTCTGGCTCGACGTCGTCAACACCAACCTCAACAGCGTCTTCCGGATGACGAAGGCGGTGCTCACCGTCGGCGGCATGCAGGGGAGGAAGCGCGGCCGCATCGTCAACATCGCCTCCACCGGCGGCAAGCAGGGCGTCCTCCACGGCGCCCCCTACTCGGCCTCCAAGCACGGCGTCGTCGGCCTGACGAAGGCCTGGGGCCTGGAGCTGGCCAAGACCGGCATCACCGTCAACGCCGTCTGCCCCGGCTTCGTCGAGACCCCCATGGCGGAGAAGGTCCGCACCCACTACGCCGGCATCTGGGGGACCACCGAGGAGGAGGCCTTCGAGCGGGTCACCGCCCGGGTGCCGATCGGCCGGTACGTCGAGCCCTCCGAGGTCGCCGCGATGGTCGAGTACCTCGTCGGCGACGGAGCCGCCGCGGTCACCGCGCAGGCCCTCAACGTCTGCGGCGGCCTCGGCACCTACTGA
- a CDS encoding NADPH:quinone oxidoreductase family protein — protein MRAVRIHEYGGPEVLRTEEVPIPEPGPGQVLIAAEAVSVGFAQTQMRRNVFPAPMWRPEFPVTLGGDVVGEVVALGPGVTGIATGDRVGAFTLHGAYAEYVAVDADTVLPVPAELDAAQATALPAPGPIAMGTMGTAGLAPGESVLVHAAAGGIGHLAVQLARLAGAGTVIATAGTPEKCAYARTLGADVAIDYSRPEWPDAVREATGGRGVDVILDSVGGDVLRQGVGLLAPFGRLVFYGSAGGGLGIPTVSPMELIGMRFLTGFALSAWRNARPERYRADHDTLTAHLLAGTVRQTVHATLPLEDVGKAHEIVESRAQSGRIVLLTGRATRTTGGAA, from the coding sequence ATGCGCGCTGTCCGAATCCATGAGTACGGCGGCCCCGAGGTGCTGCGCACCGAAGAGGTGCCGATACCGGAACCGGGGCCGGGTCAGGTGCTGATCGCGGCCGAGGCGGTCTCCGTGGGCTTCGCCCAGACCCAGATGCGACGGAACGTCTTCCCCGCCCCCATGTGGCGCCCCGAGTTCCCCGTCACCCTCGGCGGCGACGTCGTCGGCGAGGTCGTCGCCCTGGGGCCCGGCGTGACCGGGATCGCGACCGGCGACCGGGTCGGCGCCTTCACCCTGCACGGCGCCTACGCCGAGTACGTCGCCGTCGACGCGGACACCGTGCTCCCGGTCCCCGCCGAGCTCGACGCCGCGCAGGCCACGGCCCTTCCCGCCCCCGGGCCCATCGCCATGGGCACGATGGGCACCGCCGGCCTCGCCCCCGGGGAGAGCGTGCTCGTGCACGCCGCCGCGGGAGGCATCGGGCACCTCGCCGTCCAGCTGGCCCGGCTCGCCGGGGCCGGCACGGTCATCGCGACCGCGGGCACGCCCGAGAAGTGCGCCTACGCCCGCACCCTCGGCGCGGACGTGGCCATCGACTACAGCCGCCCGGAATGGCCGGACGCGGTACGCGAGGCCACCGGCGGGCGGGGCGTCGACGTGATCCTCGACAGCGTCGGCGGCGACGTGCTGCGGCAGGGCGTGGGCCTCCTCGCCCCCTTCGGCAGGCTCGTCTTCTACGGTTCGGCAGGCGGCGGCCTCGGCATTCCCACCGTCTCGCCCATGGAGCTCATCGGGATGCGCTTCCTCACCGGATTCGCCCTCTCGGCGTGGCGGAACGCGCGGCCCGAGCGGTACCGGGCCGACCACGACACCCTCACCGCCCATCTCCTCGCGGGCACCGTCCGGCAGACCGTGCACGCGACACTGCCCCTGGAGGACGTCGGCAAGGCGCACGAGATCGTCGAGAGCCGCGCCCAGTCGGGCCGCATCGTGCTGCTCACCGGCCGCGCGACCCGGACCACCGGAGGTGCGGCATGA
- a CDS encoding nucleotide disphospho-sugar-binding domain-containing protein, translated as MRILFVAGPSPATVFGLASLAGAARQAGHQVIVAGTEELVPHITGIGLAGAAVTPRTWESLIRTDRSGQPVPRMPRGVEPERRHHGGWFGRLAAESLPGLRELAARWRPDVVVGGSMSYAAPLLAAHLGVPYVRQAWDLYDTRGVDPYAAEELRPELDALGLGGLPGPELRVDVCPPSLRPPDADPAQSMRWIPYNRQLPLEPWMYARGDRPRVCVTSGSRETEANRDFLGRLVADLATFDAEILVAAPEEAAARLRETAGHRVRIGWMPLDVVAPTCDLIVHHGGGVTGMTALGAGAAQLLLPRWDIFASTMRRTAELGAARVLFPEDATPETVLGACRELLEESGPRKRSGDIAAEIAALPGPAEVVTVVERLVV; from the coding sequence ATGAGGATCCTCTTCGTCGCGGGGCCCAGCCCGGCGACCGTCTTCGGACTCGCCTCCCTGGCCGGCGCCGCCCGCCAGGCGGGGCACCAGGTGATCGTGGCCGGTACGGAGGAGCTCGTCCCGCACATCACGGGCATCGGGCTGGCCGGTGCGGCGGTCACCCCGCGCACCTGGGAGAGCCTGATCCGCACCGACCGGTCCGGGCAGCCGGTGCCGCGGATGCCCCGGGGCGTCGAGCCGGAACGCCGCCACCACGGGGGCTGGTTCGGCAGGCTGGCCGCCGAGAGCCTCCCGGGGCTGCGTGAACTCGCCGCCCGCTGGCGCCCCGACGTCGTCGTCGGCGGCAGCATGTCGTACGCGGCGCCGCTCCTCGCCGCCCACCTCGGGGTCCCGTACGTCCGCCAGGCCTGGGACCTGTACGACACCCGGGGCGTCGACCCGTACGCCGCGGAGGAACTCCGGCCGGAGCTCGACGCGTTGGGTCTCGGCGGGCTCCCCGGTCCGGAGCTGCGCGTCGACGTCTGCCCGCCGAGCCTGCGGCCCCCGGACGCCGACCCGGCGCAGTCGATGCGCTGGATCCCGTACAACCGGCAGTTACCGCTCGAACCGTGGATGTACGCCCGGGGCGACCGGCCCCGGGTCTGTGTGACCTCGGGCAGCCGCGAGACCGAGGCCAACCGGGACTTCCTCGGCCGGCTGGTGGCGGACCTCGCGACCTTCGACGCCGAGATCCTGGTGGCGGCCCCCGAGGAGGCGGCGGCGCGGCTGCGGGAGACCGCGGGTCACCGGGTGCGGATCGGCTGGATGCCCCTCGACGTCGTCGCTCCGACCTGCGACCTGATCGTCCACCACGGCGGGGGAGTCACCGGCATGACCGCGCTGGGCGCCGGGGCGGCCCAACTCCTGCTGCCCCGCTGGGACATCTTCGCCTCGACCATGCGCCGGACCGCCGAACTCGGCGCCGCCCGGGTCCTCTTCCCCGAGGACGCCACACCCGAGACCGTCCTGGGGGCGTGCCGGGAGCTCCTGGAGGAGTCCGGCCCCCGGAAGCGGTCCGGTGACATCGCCGCCGAGATCGCCGCGCTGCCGGGGCCGGCGGAGGTGGTGACGGTGGTGGAGCGACTGGTCGTCTGA
- a CDS encoding nuclear transport factor 2 family protein, producing the protein MSTTRVTGDLYSRVQQFHAEQMQALDGGRFDEYAATFTEDGEFRHSPGRPAAHTRAGIAKELAAFHAERFAGEPVQRRHWFNMLNVQEQTDGTIHATFYVLALLTRAGERVPEIAPSCLVRDVLVEEDGRLLTRSRRVDHDHLPES; encoded by the coding sequence ATGTCCACCACCCGAGTCACCGGCGACCTGTACAGCCGTGTGCAGCAGTTCCACGCGGAGCAGATGCAGGCGCTCGACGGCGGCCGGTTCGACGAGTACGCCGCCACGTTCACCGAGGACGGCGAGTTCCGGCACTCGCCCGGCCGGCCGGCCGCCCACACCCGGGCCGGCATCGCGAAGGAGCTGGCCGCGTTCCACGCGGAGCGCTTCGCCGGTGAACCCGTCCAGCGCCGCCACTGGTTCAACATGCTGAACGTCCAGGAGCAGACCGACGGAACGATCCACGCGACCTTCTACGTCCTGGCGCTGCTGACCCGGGCGGGCGAGCGGGTCCCCGAGATCGCGCCGAGCTGCCTGGTCCGGGACGTCCTCGTCGAGGAGGACGGCCGGCTCCTCACCCGCTCCCGCCGGGTGGACCACGACCACCTGCCGGAATCGTGA